Below is a genomic region from Candidatus Krumholzibacteriota bacterium.
GCGACGACGAGCTCGTCCAGTTCGGCGATCGAACTGTCGGTGAGATCCTGTATCTCCTTGGCGCGCCGGTGATGCTCGTCCTCGGAGAGCTCGTGCGCCTTTTCCATCTTCTTGAGTTTCTCGTTGGCGTCCCGGCGGACGTTCCGCACGGCGATCCTCGAATCCTCGACGAGCTGCTTGACGGTCTTCACGAGCTCCTTGCGCCGCTCCTCGGTCAAGGGCGGCAGGGGGATGCGGATGAAGTTGCCGTCGCTCTGCGGATTCAGCCCGAGGTTCGAGGACTGTATCGTCTTGACGATCTCGCCGACGAGCGGCTTCTCGTACGGCTGGATCGTGATGAGCTTCGGATCGGGGATGGCGATGTTGGCGACCTGTTTCAGGGGGACC
It encodes:
- the frr gene encoding ribosome recycling factor; protein product: MDVEEIFVEAEDHMKKSIEMTRTELMSIRTGKATPSLLDTIRIDYYGSPVPLKQVANIAIPDPKLITIQPYEKPLVGEIVKTIQSSNLGLNPQSDGNFIRIPLPPLTEERRKELVKTVKQLVEDSRIAVRNVRRDANEKLKKMEKAHELSEDEHHRRAKEIQDLTDSSIAELDELVVAKEKEIMEF